CGCTTGCCCATTGGCCGAAGTGACCGAGATCATTCACCCATTGAAGGGAACGCCATGTCCGAAGCACTGACCGCCGAGGCCTTCCGGAACCTCTGTTCCGACAATGGCGTACACACCGTGGAGGTGGCGGTCGTCGACACGTATGCACACCTCCGTGGGAAGCGGGTTCCCGTCGACCGCTTCTTCGATGAGGTGATGTCCGACGGTGTCTCCATCGCCGACGCCGTGTTCATCCTGAATGTGCGGGACGAGCTCATCGAGCACGAGTTGGTCAACATGGAGAGCGGTTTCCTCGACACCGGGATCGTCCCCGACGTGTCGACCGGACGCCTGCTGACCCACCGGCCCGGCTACGCGCTCGTCTTCACCGACGCGTACGACGAGCACGGTGCCGTCCACCCCCTCTCACCGCGCGGGGTGCTCGCCGCACAGGTCGAGCGGTGCCGGTCCCTCGGACTCGACCCCGTGGTCGCCACCGAGTCCGAGTTCTACCTCTGTACGCCCGAATGGCAGCCAGTCCGGTCGCACATCAAGTACAGCTCGCTCACCGATGCCCCCGACCTGGAGGAGGTGCTCCTCGACATCCGGAACGGGCTGGGAGGCGCCGGCCTCCACGTGGAGTCCTCCAACCAGGAGTACGGGCCCGGCCAGATCGAGGTGAACGTCGGGCCGGCCGACGCCATGCGGGCCGCCGACGAGTGCACGCTCTACCGGTCGATCGTCAAGGAGGTGGCGGTCCAGCACGGGCTGCGGGCCACCTTCATGCCCAAGCCGCTCACCGAGGAGTCAGGTTCGGGCATGCACGTCCACACCAGCCTCCGGGCCAATGGTGGCAACGCCTTTGCTGACAGCAACGGGTCGCCCAACGAGCTCATGGGACACTGGGTGGCC
This region of Acidimicrobiales bacterium genomic DNA includes:
- a CDS encoding glutamine synthetase family protein, producing the protein MSEALTAEAFRNLCSDNGVHTVEVAVVDTYAHLRGKRVPVDRFFDEVMSDGVSIADAVFILNVRDELIEHELVNMESGFLDTGIVPDVSTGRLLTHRPGYALVFTDAYDEHGAVHPLSPRGVLAAQVERCRSLGLDPVVATESEFYLCTPEWQPVRSHIKYSSLTDAPDLEEVLLDIRNGLGGAGLHVESSNQEYGPGQIEVNVGPADAMRAADECTLYRSIVKEVAVQHGLRATFMPKPLTEESGSGMHVHTSLRANGGNAFADSNGSPNELMGHWVAGLLEHATALSLPACPTANGPKRIRPYTFAPTHVHWGLDNRSVLARCIVEAGSSANRVEFRSAGADANPYLLIAGVLAAGCDGVERSLELPPMSIGDMYSAPGDCTPLPTDLAGAIDAYEGSLLAGMLGDTFSRSFVSLAREEVRLAAEHNPDPDDVNDWERARYIEFS